The Glycine max cultivar Williams 82 chromosome 3, Glycine_max_v4.0, whole genome shotgun sequence sequence agagttttaggaaaataGTTCGAGAACTTTCTGAAATCAGAAAGGAGAATATGGTATGATGTTTGAGGTTCGTTGAACTTGAATCGTAGTTGGCAAATCAACTTCCCAGAAAAAGCCTAATACAAGGCTGTTGGACGACGACGGACAATCGTAGAAATAATAGTGTCATCATTAGagatttttgtttgtgtttagaACTGAGGAAAATAATGCAATGGACTAGTTATTATggtcaaaatataaatttatattactaTATTAAACGTTCAATTTATTTCATGACGGTGAAAGTGAAAGTAGAAACTGTAGTCATATATATTATTGGATAAAGGATACTATTTTATATAGGAGTActagttatatataataataaattatacttgttatgaaaaaacttaatttatttaatatttgaatttctttcaTCTCTCCAATAATTTGAAGAATTCTACAATCCTGTTgtacaaaacaaacataattttgtaTAATGGACATCATCTGTATCATGTTATCCTCACGCCCGTTCAGTGTTGTCTATCATTTTCGGTGTGTGTTGCATTGCATCGTACTCTCCTTGAGTAATAGTATCGATATTCATGAATACGAAAAGTACCGACAAGAGTGCCGTGGCACGTGAACCCATTGTGAGCTTCACGTGAAAGTGGGAGTCCACTCACACCTAAGATTGAAAATCATACATGATGCATGAGGGAGGAACTTAGATGCTCGTGGTGGAGGGTCCTCTAAGCATGCCAACACACCCCCCACCATGGGCCCCACACACCCCACCAAAACCTTAGATTCCATGTGGTGGGGTTATTATCATCAACAATCCCTCCAGAATAGATGTGTTTCTCATAAACTCATCCATAGATCTCACCTTCGATTTTCAATAAGTAGAATCCACAAGTGATCATGTCGGGAACCTATACATCTTATCCTTAATTAATTgctataaaatataatagatcTTATATATTGTCGTGCTTATCCCCTTTCatgtttttccttatttattataaaataataacatttcggtaaaaaaagaaattataaaagaatgtcattttttttaccacTAGTAATTTCTTTAGTTAAAAAGATGAGAAGGGGGGACACGAAACAAAAACATCTTATTTCAGTCCGTGTGGAATATATTCAAGATAACTTGTCTGTGCATGCGTGATtcagtttgttttaaaaagaaacgaaaagaaacaaaacaaatactttattttattgataaaaagagaaaaaaaaaataatgtgtgttttaaatttaaatatctcCTTTTTTATGTGGGAATATGGTGTGTCAAATTCAGGGAGAAATACAAACAATCAATTTGTTTGATATATCACATATCATTAGGGaaatttggaataaaaaatgtaGAGAGTTAGCAAAGGAAGGACATGAATATGATGCTGGTCCACCTTTCTCTTGCGTGACACCTAACCAgtatataaaatgacaaaagagAACTTCATGAAATTTGTGGACACCTTTGAGAGGTAATTCCCGAAAAATTTATTTCGCTGAGTACTAGGAATTAAATTGTGAAATGACTTGTATGCCATCCCAACCAAGACCACATGGACTATATAGTAGTATTTATTACCCAATTCGTCTTAATTCGTAGAGCCATACATTCCCTCACACCCCCAAGATTTTGCTTTCGTACAAGAAACAACAACCACACTACTGCCATCTCCATTATTTGAGTACTACTTTGCATCAAAGGTTCAACAATTCGTGCGTGCACAGTGCCAAATCGTGATCACAACTTAATCTGTTAGCTAGCTTCACATGTGTTGTATATTGGGCTTCACAAAGGGAGCTAGGAAGTGATTAATACtgctattatttaattatctgccatatatatatatatatatacttcaagTGTGTGGAACCCGGAAACAACTTAACAGCAAAGGTAGGGAATTGAGGCTATATTGTTTAGCTTAATTAATTTCCTTCAATCAAATGATTCAGAAGATGTTTGACCCCAGCCGTTCTGGTATGACAAGAAGCTCCTCCCATGTAGCCTCCATGTAAGTACTAATTGCATTAATTTCATCCTTGTTATCTTTTCCTAGCTTATTGATTTTAATCTAAGAGGGTAGTTTTATTTGCAGTTATGACAATGATTTCCTTGAGTTGGTGTGGGAAAACGGTGAGGTTGTTGTACGAGGAGGTTCATCAAACAGATCACGAAAGACAAACGACGAAAGAATACATGAAGATGCCAGCATTAACAAAAGAACAAGGTTAAACCCATTATTATACTCACTTGAAGATCACTTTCCACCTCAAAGGGACTCTGACATGAGCACTTCACACCAAAGCAATGGCCAAGATTCGTGTGGTCAATCCTCCCAAAGCAAGCTTCATGAAGAATTTGCAAACTTACTTAAGCCCGTTAGCATAGGCAATAATCACTTACAACAGTGCTTACCTTCATCTCCGCTCAAGAAACAAAGAACAGTAGATTCAACTCAAACACCACCAACACCAAAAGTGAACTTCTCCAACTTTTCAATACCTGCAGTGTTTCTCAAATCTACTACTCATCAGGGAAACAGTGCAACCCAGCAGACAAACAATCATTCGTCTCCAGCAAGAATGGAGGAGATCATTGAAGCCCGCAAGGTTGAGCAATCAGTTAAAGAATCACATGGTTTTCAAAAGCAAACATCCTTAACTGTTGAAAGAAGCACCAAATTACCAACCCCACCGGTTGATGAACACTCTGAAGCTGTTGGTCATAACTGTGGTGTTCTTGGAATTCACAGATCCCAAGGTCAACTACGTTGTGACCAAACCTCAACTTCAGAAGCACTTATTAGAGCCAAGGCAAAAGCTTATAATAATAATGCTAACATGTGTCATGAACCGTTGCTAGCATCTTCTTCTGTGTGCTCGCTTGGAGCCTCCAACGACCCAAACCTTGGTCTCAGGAAACATGAGGACACTGAAACGTATTTAAGTGATGTAAGTTGGAGGAAGAACCCTAGGCtatgtttttatcttctttaaaaCCCTTCGTGCATGTTAGTTAGCATCATTCTCATGAAACCCTGGATTTGTTTGTTGCAGAATGATGGAGAGCCTGAAGATATGGTAAAGCAAGATAGGGATGGTAACAGAGTCAGGAGAATCAGGAACCCTGTGGTTCATAACTTATCTGAAAAGGTGAGGAAAACGTTAGGAGATAATAAAGAAGTAGATTCCATGAAGTAGTACACCCTcaaaaatatattgagaaaaaataaataaagatgaagatcttgtacatatatgttaattattaattcctTGTAACTAAAAGTAGTTGTGGATGTTTTGCAGAAGCGAAGAGAAAAAATCAACAAGAAGATGCGTACATTGAAAGAGCTCATACCCAATTGCAATaaggtatgtgtgtgtgtgttttcagCAAGAAATAATGTATTCAATTCAATTGTATTGGTAGATTTATTTATATGGTATGTGATTACTTGCTATGGTTCTGACTAATCTCTACTTGATGTAGTCAAGTtgattcttaatttcttataaattaaaaaactcgACTACATATTTGTATAGATTAGCCAAGAAGATATATGGATATATAATAGTCTCATACTTTGTAATTAAGTAATATATCTAGTTTTTCTAGTTAGAGCTTCTTGTACTTGTTAGTTTTCTCTAAGTTGTGTCGTGCACATGTCTCTAGGTGGACAAAGCATCAATGCTAGAC is a genomic window containing:
- the LOC100804665 gene encoding transcription factor PIF3, translating into MIQKMFDPSRSGMTRSSSHVASIYDNDFLELVWENGEVVVRGGSSNRSRKTNDERIHEDASINKRTRLNPLLYSLEDHFPPQRDSDMSTSHQSNGQDSCGQSSQSKLHEEFANLLKPVSIGNNHLQQCLPSSPLKKQRTVDSTQTPPTPKVNFSNFSIPAVFLKSTTHQGNSATQQTNNHSSPARMEEIIEARKVEQSVKESHGFQKQTSLTVERSTKLPTPPVDEHSEAVGHNCGVLGIHRSQGQLRCDQTSTSEALIRAKAKAYNNNANMCHEPLLASSSVCSLGASNDPNLGLRKHEDTETYLSDNDGEPEDMVKQDRDGNRVRRIRNPVVHNLSEKKRREKINKKMRTLKELIPNCNKVDKASMLDDAIDYLKTLKLQLQIMSMGNGLWPLMMLPAATTAHHMNPQLGMGFRPPQLPIPPSLSAITDNRLQMFGCFPNQIPPMPAMPHAPFFPIIANSATQPHLANTTNLAEHLAASLHGNATKLAPPSQVSFQQHSCTSTPTLSTPFIFPQK